In one Alphaproteobacteria bacterium genomic region, the following are encoded:
- a CDS encoding ATP-binding protein, with amino-acid sequence MMPLILVADSDTAVAEQVARALDFLAPETQHAGSVAAIRDAIDHRQPELIVLSNTLAGAGTIELVTSILECHPFVPVLLLLSDQRDQAEAVRILDLGITSFFVRSDGQQFAELLQSFTRHLLDRSERRRRQADMDSALRNSERKHKNLVKAAPICIHEIDLEGRLQSMNPAGLQMMGVEDEKLICGLNYLDVPIDEDKERIAKLMDDARLGFGSMFEFRVNAGGEILYFESSFQPVFDDEGTVVKLMGVTKDITERVNGEIHLRQAKAEAEQARQEAERANLAKTEFLAAMSHDLRTPLNAIVGFSETMMSELFGPIGDTRYRGYLDDIHQSGLLLTSLINDILDTSKIEAGKYTLKREQVDLVQLTETCLRQVRQIAETAGIVLVLKSDGTVPDASADRRAVIQIINNLLTNAIKFSSAGSVVSVHLRGAGKDMVEVRIRDEGAGMSPEEIEVALAPFERVESAHARDKEGTGLGLFLAANLTKLHGGTLKIESAHGSGTTVIFTLPRDVPAARSGGRPKKKASGQETDAPSRSKRRSTDLCADQPTIASAAQS; translated from the coding sequence ATGATGCCTTTGATACTGGTTGCAGATTCAGACACGGCCGTTGCGGAACAGGTTGCCCGTGCCCTGGATTTCCTGGCTCCTGAAACTCAGCATGCCGGGTCGGTCGCGGCCATTAGGGACGCCATCGACCACCGGCAGCCGGAGTTGATCGTCCTGTCCAATACTCTCGCCGGTGCCGGAACGATCGAATTGGTGACATCGATCCTTGAATGCCACCCCTTCGTACCGGTCCTTCTGCTGCTATCCGATCAACGGGACCAGGCCGAGGCCGTGCGAATCCTCGACCTTGGCATAACATCCTTCTTTGTCCGTTCCGACGGACAGCAATTCGCCGAACTGCTACAATCCTTCACGCGCCACCTGCTCGACCGGTCGGAACGGCGTCGGCGGCAAGCTGACATGGACAGCGCCCTGCGAAACAGCGAGCGGAAACACAAGAACCTCGTGAAGGCTGCCCCGATCTGCATTCACGAGATCGACCTGGAAGGCCGACTGCAGTCGATGAACCCGGCGGGCCTCCAGATGATGGGCGTTGAGGATGAAAAGCTGATCTGCGGCCTGAACTATCTGGACGTGCCAATCGACGAGGACAAGGAACGCATTGCCAAGCTTATGGATGATGCAAGGCTCGGTTTCGGCTCAATGTTCGAATTCCGGGTCAATGCCGGTGGCGAGATCCTCTACTTCGAAAGCAGCTTCCAGCCGGTCTTTGACGATGAGGGCACCGTCGTGAAGCTCATGGGGGTGACCAAGGACATCACGGAACGGGTGAACGGTGAAATTCATCTGAGACAGGCCAAGGCTGAAGCGGAACAGGCACGCCAGGAAGCGGAGCGCGCCAATCTTGCCAAGACTGAATTCCTGGCGGCGATGAGCCATGATCTACGAACGCCGCTTAACGCGATCGTGGGATTCAGTGAGACCATGATGTCCGAACTTTTCGGCCCGATCGGCGATACGCGCTACCGCGGCTATCTGGACGATATTCACCAAAGCGGCCTGCTGCTAACATCCCTGATCAACGATATCCTGGACACATCCAAGATCGAGGCCGGCAAGTACACCCTAAAGCGGGAACAGGTCGACCTCGTCCAACTGACCGAAACCTGCCTTCGTCAGGTTCGTCAGATTGCCGAGACCGCCGGTATAGTTCTTGTCCTGAAGAGCGACGGAACAGTTCCCGACGCATCGGCGGACCGGCGCGCCGTCATCCAGATCATCAACAACCTTCTCACCAACGCCATCAAGTTCTCCTCAGCCGGTAGCGTTGTATCGGTGCATTTGCGCGGCGCTGGAAAGGATATGGTTGAAGTCCGAATCCGGGACGAAGGCGCTGGCATGAGCCCGGAAGAGATCGAGGTTGCCCTTGCACCGTTTGAAAGGGTGGAGAGCGCCCATGCTCGCGATAAGGAAGGAACGGGGCTGGGCCTGTTTCTGGCGGCCAATCTTACCAAGCTACACGGCGGCACCCTGAAAATCGAAAGCGCTCACGGTTCGGGAACCACCGTGATTTTCACCCTTCCAAGAGACGTTCCGGCTGCACGATCGGGAGGCCGCCCCAAGAAAAAGGCATCCGGTCAAGAGACCGACGCGCCGTCCAGGTCTAAAAGGCGAAGCACAGACTTGTGCGCCGACCAGCCTACCATCGCCTCAGCGGCGCAATCGTGA
- the rocD gene encoding ornithine--oxo-acid transaminase — MNAIASTDFLAVESELGAHNYKPLDVILTKGEGCWVWDVDGKKYLDCLAAYSAVNQGHCHPRIFEAMMKQASKLTLTSRAFRNDQLAPFYEEICALTNSSKVLPMNSGAEAVESAIKCVRKWGYEVKGVPEDKAEIIVCQDNFHGRTLSIVGFSTDPSARRNFGPFAPGFKVVPFGDADALEAAITPNTVGFLVEPIQGEAGVIIPPEGYLRAAREICTRHNVTLILDEIQTGLGRTGKLLAEEHEGIEADLTLVGKALSGGFYPISAVLSNSEVLGVLQPGQHGSTFGGNPLACAVAREALKVLVEEGMIENSEKQGAYFLEELKGIRNNAIKEVRGRGLMLAVEFHPEAGGARKYCYGLKDKGVLAKETHEHTIRFAPPLTVSRDEVDWALERINSVLTG, encoded by the coding sequence ATGAACGCCATTGCCTCCACCGATTTCCTGGCCGTCGAATCCGAACTCGGCGCCCACAACTACAAGCCGCTGGACGTTATCCTGACCAAGGGCGAGGGCTGCTGGGTCTGGGACGTCGACGGCAAGAAGTATCTGGACTGCCTGGCCGCGTATTCGGCGGTGAATCAGGGGCACTGCCATCCGCGCATCTTCGAGGCCATGATGAAACAGGCCAGCAAGCTGACCCTGACGTCGCGGGCATTCCGCAATGATCAACTGGCGCCGTTCTATGAGGAAATCTGCGCGCTGACCAATTCCTCAAAGGTGCTGCCGATGAACAGCGGGGCCGAAGCCGTCGAAAGCGCCATCAAATGCGTGCGCAAATGGGGCTACGAGGTGAAGGGGGTCCCGGAGGACAAGGCGGAGATCATCGTCTGCCAGGACAATTTCCACGGCCGGACGCTCAGCATTGTCGGCTTTTCCACCGACCCCAGCGCGCGCAGGAACTTCGGACCTTTCGCGCCGGGCTTCAAGGTCGTTCCCTTCGGCGATGCCGATGCCTTGGAGGCGGCCATCACGCCCAACACGGTCGGCTTCCTGGTCGAACCGATTCAGGGTGAGGCCGGTGTCATCATCCCGCCGGAAGGGTATCTGCGCGCCGCGCGGGAGATCTGTACCCGCCACAATGTCACGCTGATCCTCGATGAAATCCAGACCGGGCTGGGGCGCACGGGTAAGCTCCTGGCGGAAGAGCATGAGGGGATCGAAGCGGATCTGACCCTGGTGGGGAAGGCGCTCTCCGGCGGCTTCTATCCGATCTCCGCGGTCCTTTCGAACTCCGAGGTTCTCGGGGTTCTGCAGCCCGGTCAGCACGGCAGCACATTCGGCGGAAACCCGCTTGCCTGCGCCGTTGCCCGTGAGGCGCTGAAGGTGCTTGTCGAAGAGGGCATGATCGAGAACTCCGAGAAACAGGGCGCCTATTTCCTGGAGGAGCTGAAAGGCATCCGCAACAACGCCATCAAGGAAGTGCGCGGGCGCGGCCTGATGCTGGCGGTCGAATTCCATCCGGAAGCCGGCGGCGCGCGGAAATACTGTTACGGGCTGAAGGACAAGGGCGTCCTGGCGAAGGAAACCCATGAGCATACGATCCGCTTTGCCCCGCCACTGACGGTCAGCCGAGATGAAGTCGACTGGGCGCTGGAGCGGATCAATTCCGTCCTGACCGGCTAA
- the rocF gene encoding arginase has product MTVAKESTARKPEVALIGAPSDIGAGHRGGSMGPEALRVAGLAQALQRMGCTVEDRGNLHGPVNPDQPPVEGYRHLPEVIEWCTAVRDGVHGILRDGKMPILLGGDHCLAIGSLAGLAHYCAERGEEYSVLWLDAHADYNTADVSPSGNIHGMPLAVAAGHGPDGLTGLGPSKPFLNPKRVVQVGIRSVDAIEKKLVVASGMEVHDMRRIDENGMRQTMTDVLDRLASLGGHVHVSFDVDFLDPSIAPGVGTTVPGGPTYREAQLCMEMIHDSGLMKSLDLMELNPAYDVKNATANLTVELVESLFGEQILSRHDAAL; this is encoded by the coding sequence ATGACAGTCGCGAAAGAATCTACCGCACGGAAACCCGAAGTCGCTCTGATCGGCGCGCCGAGTGATATCGGCGCTGGCCATCGCGGCGGGTCGATGGGACCTGAGGCGCTCCGGGTTGCCGGCCTGGCCCAGGCCCTGCAGCGCATGGGATGCACCGTTGAGGATCGCGGTAACCTGCACGGGCCGGTCAATCCTGATCAGCCACCGGTGGAGGGGTATCGTCACCTGCCCGAAGTCATTGAATGGTGTACCGCTGTGCGCGACGGCGTCCATGGCATCCTCAGGGATGGAAAGATGCCGATCCTGCTGGGCGGCGATCACTGCCTTGCCATCGGGTCCCTGGCCGGGCTGGCGCATTACTGTGCGGAACGCGGTGAGGAATACTCGGTCCTGTGGCTGGATGCCCATGCCGATTACAATACCGCCGACGTCTCGCCCAGCGGCAACATCCACGGCATGCCGCTGGCCGTGGCCGCCGGCCACGGCCCGGACGGTCTGACCGGCCTTGGCCCGTCCAAGCCGTTCTTGAATCCGAAGCGCGTCGTTCAGGTCGGCATTCGCTCCGTCGATGCGATCGAAAAGAAACTGGTCGTCGCATCCGGCATGGAAGTGCACGACATGCGCCGCATCGACGAAAACGGCATGCGCCAGACCATGACCGATGTTCTGGACCGGCTGGCGTCGCTGGGCGGCCACGTCCATGTCAGTTTCGACGTCGACTTCCTGGACCCGTCCATCGCCCCGGGAGTGGGCACGACCGTACCGGGCGGGCCGACCTATCGCGAGGCGCAGTTGTGCATGGAAATGATCCATGACAGCGGCCTGATGAAATCCCTCGATCTGATGGAACTGAACCCGGCCTATGATGTGAAGAATGCGACGGCGAACCTGACCGTCGAGCTTGTCGAGAGCCTGTTCGGCGAACAGATCCTAAGCCGCCACGACGCGGCGCTTTGA
- a CDS encoding Lrp/AsnC family transcriptional regulator — protein sequence MALDRIDRKIVMEIQRNGRISNQALADRVGLSPSPCLQRFRRLETDGIIGPFHAQVDLDRLCPNVMVLTTVSLDTAGHEDYRAFEALVADIPEIIQCFKVSGDFDYMLWFVCRSVADYHRISEKQIEDGPAKVRIASHVVLDRTKDFDGLPLESLLSGLD from the coding sequence ATGGCCCTCGACCGCATCGACCGCAAAATCGTGATGGAGATTCAACGTAATGGACGGATCAGCAATCAGGCGTTGGCGGACCGCGTCGGCCTGTCGCCCAGCCCCTGCCTTCAACGCTTCAGGCGGTTGGAGACGGACGGGATCATCGGACCGTTTCATGCCCAGGTCGACCTCGACCGGCTCTGTCCGAACGTCATGGTCCTGACGACAGTCAGCCTGGACACGGCCGGTCACGAGGACTATCGCGCTTTTGAGGCCCTGGTGGCGGACATTCCCGAAATCATCCAGTGCTTCAAGGTCAGCGGCGACTTCGACTACATGCTCTGGTTTGTTTGCCGCAGCGTCGCTGACTATCACCGGATCAGCGAAAAACAGATCGAGGACGGTCCGGCAAAGGTCCGGATCGCCAGTCATGTCGTGTTGGACCGTACAAAGGATTTTGACGGTCTGCCCCTGGAAAGCCTGCTGTCCGGCTTGGATTAG
- a CDS encoding aminotransferase class I/II-fold pyridoxal phosphate-dependent enzyme translates to MTDRKGANSLSPETLAAQALGWEDEATGAVVPPVQFATTFTRRDDYGPRDNVYIRPDCPTSAHAEEVLRALEGAEAALSFGSGMAACTAAFHALQAGDHVVCARTIYHGVIAWLENFAEARGITYSFFPNHDLNALREAIRSGETKLVWIETPANPMWSVIDIAEAARIAHEGGAALGVDSTCATPVLTRPLELGADLVCHAATKYLAGHSDVLAGMLACREKSPLWERIVTHRKFAGPMLGAMEAFLLIRGMRTLYLRVERQCESAMKIATFLKDHPKVETVRYPGLPDDPGHAVAASQMSGGFGGMLSFQPLGGMNEAIKVVLACRVLKPATSLGGVESLIEHRKTSEHGVVTETPENLIRISTGIERAEDLIADLDQALSVL, encoded by the coding sequence ATGACCGATCGCAAAGGCGCCAATTCGCTGTCGCCGGAAACTCTGGCCGCCCAGGCTCTGGGGTGGGAAGATGAAGCCACCGGGGCCGTGGTGCCGCCGGTCCAGTTTGCGACGACCTTCACCCGGCGCGACGATTACGGACCCCGCGACAATGTCTATATCCGGCCCGACTGCCCGACGTCGGCCCATGCGGAGGAGGTGCTGCGTGCGCTGGAAGGGGCGGAGGCCGCGCTGAGCTTCGGCTCCGGCATGGCCGCCTGTACCGCCGCGTTCCACGCGCTGCAGGCGGGCGATCACGTGGTCTGCGCCCGCACGATCTATCACGGTGTCATTGCCTGGCTGGAAAACTTTGCCGAGGCACGCGGCATTACCTATTCCTTCTTTCCGAACCACGACCTCAATGCGCTTCGCGAGGCGATCCGGTCGGGTGAGACGAAACTGGTCTGGATCGAGACGCCGGCCAATCCGATGTGGTCGGTAATCGACATCGCGGAAGCGGCGCGGATTGCGCATGAAGGCGGCGCGGCGCTGGGGGTCGATTCCACCTGCGCGACGCCGGTTCTGACCCGTCCGCTGGAATTGGGGGCCGATCTGGTCTGTCACGCGGCGACCAAGTATCTGGCGGGCCATTCCGACGTTCTGGCGGGCATGCTGGCCTGTCGGGAAAAATCCCCGCTTTGGGAACGCATCGTAACCCACCGCAAGTTCGCCGGTCCGATGCTCGGCGCGATGGAGGCCTTCCTGCTGATCCGGGGGATGCGGACACTCTATCTGCGTGTCGAACGTCAATGCGAGAGTGCCATGAAAATCGCGACCTTCCTGAAGGACCATCCGAAGGTGGAGACGGTGCGCTATCCTGGACTGCCCGATGATCCGGGCCATGCCGTCGCGGCCTCCCAGATGTCAGGCGGTTTCGGCGGAATGCTGTCCTTCCAGCCGCTCGGTGGCATGAACGAGGCCATCAAGGTGGTGCTGGCCTGTCGCGTGCTGAAACCTGCGACGTCGCTGGGCGGTGTGGAAAGTCTGATCGAACACCGCAAGACGTCGGAACACGGCGTCGTCACGGAGACGCCGGAGAATCTGATCCGGATATCGACGGGGATTGAGCGGGCGGAGGACCTGATCGCGGATCTGGATCAGGCATTGTCGGTGCTGTGA
- a CDS encoding DUF1330 domain-containing protein, whose product MKAYFIANITVTDAEAFKEYQVAVPQTIADYGGRYLIRGGAAEQVEGDWMPNRIVVLEFPDKETAKKWYHSPEYQKVLPVRLANATGSAILVEGIDPSAFA is encoded by the coding sequence GTGAAGGCCTATTTCATCGCCAATATCACCGTCACCGATGCCGAAGCGTTCAAGGAGTACCAGGTCGCGGTGCCCCAGACGATTGCGGACTATGGCGGCCGATACCTGATCCGGGGCGGCGCCGCGGAGCAGGTCGAAGGCGACTGGATGCCGAACCGCATCGTCGTCCTGGAATTTCCGGACAAGGAAACGGCAAAGAAATGGTATCATTCGCCCGAGTACCAGAAGGTCCTGCCGGTCCGGCTGGCGAATGCCACAGGCTCGGCCATCCTCGTAGAAGGGATCGACCCGAGCGCCTTCGCCTGA
- the paaN gene encoding phenylacetic acid degradation protein PaaN: MANSFFDAHRDTLNLALDAMRKRDYWTPYPERASGSIYGETAAADGEAAFKGYLGNLFDLPGHPSEGEVASDEASPYGIPLNLSYPRLPVDLAVRSAGAGIKAWRDAGPDVRAGVCLEMLDRINKRSFEMAHAVMHTTGQAFMMAFQAGGPHAQDRGLEAVATAYQLQSAVPETVRWEKPQGKNPSLMLDKKYRIMPKGIAVTVGVSTFPTWNGYPGIMASLATGNPVIIKPHPTAVLPLAISARIMRDVLSEAGFDPNLVLLLTDTRANPVGQDLCTRPEVKIVDFTGSNAFGDWLEENCRQAAVYTEKAGVNAVVVDDFDNFKGLCRNLAFTLSLYSGQMCTTPQNIFIPREGIKVGGQTMSFDEAAAAIAGAVDKFNSDPAKAVHVLGAIQAEATAERIETARGMGKVLLDSRKIDHPDFPEARIHTPLILQVDAAEREKYENELFGPITFIVACDGIDGALEAWRSTVATKGAITSAIYTDRPAVLEAAESLGEELGVLMSVNLTGGVFVNQTAAFSDYHASGANPAANASLVDTAFVAGRFRVAETRVHVEPAAQE; the protein is encoded by the coding sequence ATGGCGAACAGCTTCTTCGACGCCCATCGCGACACGCTGAACCTGGCCCTCGACGCCATGCGCAAACGGGATTACTGGACCCCCTATCCGGAACGCGCGAGTGGCTCCATCTACGGGGAAACTGCGGCCGCGGACGGGGAAGCCGCGTTCAAGGGATATCTGGGAAATCTGTTCGACCTTCCTGGGCATCCGTCGGAAGGGGAGGTTGCTTCGGATGAAGCGTCGCCCTACGGGATTCCGTTGAACCTGTCCTATCCGCGCCTTCCCGTGGATCTGGCGGTTCGGTCCGCCGGGGCGGGCATCAAGGCGTGGCGCGATGCGGGGCCGGATGTGCGCGCGGGCGTCTGCCTCGAAATGCTGGACCGGATCAACAAGCGCAGCTTCGAGATGGCGCATGCCGTGATGCATACGACCGGGCAGGCCTTCATGATGGCGTTTCAGGCCGGCGGTCCGCACGCGCAGGACCGTGGGCTGGAAGCGGTCGCAACGGCCTATCAGCTTCAGTCCGCGGTGCCGGAAACGGTTCGCTGGGAAAAGCCGCAGGGCAAGAACCCGTCGCTCATGCTCGACAAGAAGTACCGCATCATGCCCAAGGGCATCGCGGTAACGGTCGGGGTATCGACCTTCCCGACCTGGAACGGCTATCCCGGGATCATGGCGTCGCTGGCAACCGGCAACCCCGTCATCATCAAGCCGCACCCGACGGCGGTCCTGCCACTGGCGATTTCGGCGCGGATTATGCGCGACGTTCTGTCAGAGGCGGGGTTCGATCCCAATCTGGTGCTGCTGCTGACCGATACCCGGGCGAATCCGGTCGGGCAGGACCTCTGCACGCGGCCGGAAGTGAAGATCGTCGATTTTACAGGCTCGAACGCATTCGGCGACTGGCTGGAGGAAAACTGCCGACAGGCGGCGGTCTATACGGAAAAAGCCGGTGTGAACGCGGTCGTCGTCGATGATTTCGATAACTTCAAGGGACTGTGCCGTAACCTGGCCTTCACGCTGTCACTCTATTCGGGGCAGATGTGCACGACGCCGCAGAACATCTTCATCCCGCGGGAGGGGATCAAGGTCGGCGGCCAGACGATGAGCTTTGACGAGGCGGCGGCGGCCATCGCCGGGGCGGTCGACAAGTTCAACAGCGATCCGGCCAAGGCGGTGCACGTGCTGGGCGCCATCCAGGCCGAGGCAACGGCCGAGCGGATCGAGACGGCGCGGGGAATGGGTAAGGTGCTGCTGGACAGCCGAAAGATCGACCATCCGGACTTCCCGGAGGCGCGGATCCATACGCCGCTCATTCTGCAGGTCGACGCAGCGGAGCGGGAAAAGTACGAGAATGAGCTTTTCGGCCCGATCACCTTCATTGTCGCCTGCGACGGGATCGACGGGGCGCTTGAGGCGTGGCGGTCGACCGTTGCGACGAAGGGGGCCATCACCTCCGCCATTTACACGGATCGCCCGGCGGTACTGGAGGCCGCTGAAAGCCTGGGTGAGGAATTGGGCGTTCTGATGAGCGTCAATCTGACCGGCGGCGTTTTCGTCAATCAGACAGCCGCTTTCAGCGACTACCACGCCAGCGGGGCGAATCCGGCCGCCAATGCGTCCCTTGTGGATACCGCCTTCGTGGCGGGCCGTTTCCGGGTCGCGGAAACGCGGGTGCATGTGGAACCGGCCGCGCAGGAATAG
- the paaG gene encoding 2-(1,2-epoxy-1,2-dihydrophenyl)acetyl-CoA isomerase PaaG: MSYETILFDIEDGVATITLNRPDKLNSFNDQMHAEIRDALTKAQSDKAVRCVILTGAGRGFCAGQDLSDRQMGNDDGAKIDLGDTIERLYNPLVRTIAGLEMPVICAVNGIAAGAGANVALSCDIVLAARSAAFLEPFCKLGLVPDAGGTWSLTHRVGMARAKGMALLGEKLPAEKAEQWGLIWKCVDDDALMTEAKSIAAQLAAGPTVGYGFIKQAIHAAVDNDLDSQLDLERDLQRQAGRTADYREGVSAFLEKRQPVFRGE; encoded by the coding sequence ATGAGTTACGAGACCATTCTCTTCGACATCGAAGACGGGGTCGCGACGATCACCTTGAATCGTCCGGACAAGCTGAATTCCTTCAATGACCAGATGCACGCCGAGATCCGTGATGCCTTGACCAAGGCACAGTCCGACAAGGCGGTGCGATGCGTGATCCTCACCGGTGCCGGCCGCGGGTTCTGTGCCGGACAGGACCTTTCCGACCGGCAGATGGGGAACGATGACGGCGCCAAAATCGATCTCGGCGACACGATCGAGCGCCTCTACAATCCGCTGGTCCGAACCATTGCCGGTCTCGAAATGCCGGTCATCTGTGCCGTGAACGGTATTGCCGCCGGCGCCGGGGCAAATGTCGCGCTGTCCTGCGATATCGTGCTGGCCGCCCGTTCCGCCGCATTCCTGGAACCTTTCTGCAAGCTGGGTCTCGTGCCGGATGCCGGGGGCACATGGTCCCTTACCCATCGGGTTGGCATGGCCCGCGCCAAGGGCATGGCACTGCTGGGCGAAAAGCTGCCTGCCGAGAAGGCTGAGCAATGGGGCCTGATCTGGAAATGCGTGGACGATGACGCGCTGATGACCGAGGCGAAGTCGATTGCGGCGCAATTGGCTGCGGGTCCAACCGTGGGTTACGGCTTCATCAAGCAGGCGATCCACGCCGCGGTCGACAATGATCTGGATTCTCAACTGGACCTGGAGCGGGACCTGCAGCGTCAGGCTGGGCGAACGGCCGATTACCGCGAAGGGGTTTCGGCCTTTCTGGAAAAGCGCCAGCCCGTCTTCCGCGGCGAGTGA
- the paaI gene encoding hydroxyphenylacetyl-CoA thioesterase PaaI, protein MTGDPDPQEVAEKAAEAMLAADAATRGLGMSVDAIGPGYAKLSMTVREDMLNGHKTCHGGFLFSLADSAFAFGCNAYNKVTVAQGCEIDYLRPGRLNDKLTAECREQALAGRSGVYDVRITNQDGATIALFRGKSRRLKGVIVPGLTPDAED, encoded by the coding sequence ATGACCGGCGATCCAGACCCGCAGGAAGTGGCCGAAAAAGCAGCGGAGGCGATGCTGGCCGCGGATGCGGCAACCCGTGGTCTTGGCATGTCGGTCGACGCCATCGGCCCCGGCTATGCCAAACTGTCCATGACAGTTCGCGAGGATATGCTGAACGGGCACAAGACTTGTCACGGCGGGTTCCTGTTTTCCCTGGCTGACAGTGCTTTCGCCTTTGGCTGCAATGCCTATAACAAGGTAACCGTCGCCCAGGGCTGCGAAATCGATTATCTGCGCCCAGGGCGACTGAACGACAAGCTGACAGCGGAATGCCGCGAACAGGCCCTGGCGGGCCGCAGCGGCGTTTACGATGTCCGCATCACCAATCAGGACGGTGCCACGATCGCGCTGTTCCGGGGCAAATCCCGGCGCTTGAAGGGCGTGATCGTCCCGGGCCTGACACCCGACGCAGAGGATTGA
- the pcaF gene encoding 3-oxoadipyl-CoA thiolase: MTDAFICDAIRTPIGRYGGALSPVRADDLGAHPIAALMERNPKLDAAAIDDVIYGCANQAGEDNRNVARMAALLAGLPDSVPGSTMNRLCGSGMDAVGTAARAIRAGDASLMIAGGVESMSRAPFVMGKADTAFSRNAEIHDTTIGWRFVNKLMKERYGIDSMPETAENVAEDFQISRADQDAFAARSQQRAVAAQENGRLAVEIAPVSIPQRKGDPIVVDRDEHPRPGTSAEKLAKLPTPFRKDGSVTAGNASGVNDGAAALFVASEAAAAANGLTPRARVLGMATAGVAPRIMGYGPAPASEKLLERLGLKIGDIDVIELNEAFAAQALAVTRRLGLPDDAEHVNPNGGAIALGHPLGMSGARLILTAVEELHRRDARYALCTMCIGVGQGIATVLEKV; this comes from the coding sequence ATGACCGACGCCTTCATTTGCGACGCCATCCGCACGCCCATCGGCCGCTATGGCGGGGCCCTGTCCCCGGTGCGGGCCGACGATCTGGGCGCACACCCGATCGCGGCGCTGATGGAAAGGAACCCGAAACTGGATGCAGCAGCCATCGACGATGTGATCTATGGCTGCGCCAATCAGGCGGGCGAGGACAACCGGAATGTCGCCCGCATGGCAGCCCTGCTGGCAGGCCTGCCGGACAGCGTGCCCGGGTCGACCATGAACCGGCTTTGCGGGTCGGGCATGGATGCGGTCGGAACCGCGGCGCGGGCCATCCGTGCCGGGGATGCCTCGCTGATGATCGCCGGCGGCGTGGAGAGCATGAGCCGCGCGCCCTTCGTGATGGGCAAGGCCGACACCGCTTTTTCCCGCAATGCCGAAATTCATGACACCACGATCGGCTGGCGCTTCGTCAACAAGCTGATGAAGGAGCGCTACGGCATCGATTCCATGCCGGAGACGGCAGAGAATGTCGCGGAGGACTTCCAGATTTCCCGCGCCGATCAGGATGCTTTCGCCGCCCGCTCCCAGCAACGCGCCGTCGCTGCCCAGGAAAACGGGCGCCTGGCCGTAGAAATCGCGCCTGTATCCATTCCTCAGCGCAAGGGCGATCCCATCGTGGTCGACCGCGACGAACACCCCCGGCCCGGCACCAGCGCCGAGAAACTGGCCAAGCTGCCGACGCCCTTCCGCAAGGATGGCAGTGTGACTGCCGGCAACGCGTCCGGAGTGAATGACGGCGCGGCGGCGCTGTTTGTCGCCTCGGAGGCAGCGGCCGCCGCCAACGGCCTGACGCCGCGCGCGCGTGTGCTGGGCATGGCCACCGCCGGTGTGGCGCCGCGCATCATGGGCTACGGTCCCGCCCCCGCCAGCGAGAAGCTGTTGGAGCGCCTAGGTCTGAAGATCGGCGACATCGACGTGATCGAACTGAACGAGGCCTTTGCCGCACAGGCCCTCGCGGTCACCCGGCGCCTGGGCCTGCCTGATGACGCCGAACACGTTAACCCGAATGGCGGCGCCATTGCCCTGGGCCACCCGCTCGGCATGTCCGGCGCGCGCCTGATCCTGACGGCGGTCGAGGAACTGCACCGCCGCGACGCGCGCTATGCCCTGTGCACCATGTGTATCGGAGTCGGACAGGGCATCGCGACGGTACTGGAAAAGGTGTAA